One segment of Leguminivora glycinivorella isolate SPB_JAAS2020 chromosome 12, LegGlyc_1.1, whole genome shotgun sequence DNA contains the following:
- the LOC125231975 gene encoding uncharacterized protein LOC125231975, giving the protein MPPELVDLSSWQHVRGLELADPYWHIPGPVDLLLNVNIFASSLRPGLIHGAPGQATAVNTVFGWILMGDAGDCTTDICRSRFRNNSCQLVVGKLSLDDSIKRFWELEDVNSPNTVILSKEDQLCEEYFLANFRRTEEGRFVVPLPFADTSNKPIFSGSRAIALKRFLSLERKLLSNSDFYQNYVAFMKDYKSCRHLEECDPPKVDLGGFFYIPHHGVLRPSSTSTPLRVVFDASAKDSRGVSLNDALLPGQKLQNNIFHLLLRFRWHSVVFTADVKQMYRQILVSPEDAEYQRILWRPSVNEPIRDYRLLTVTYGVSSAPYQALRTIAQLAKESGEEYPSGSAVLDRDIYVDDVVSGAQSVEEARKLRSELSTILASGGFHLRKWTSNHQEFFEGVPSSDLYSEDFREFNSIGDISLKILGLSWLPQTDDFTFKVSVEDRRCTKRTILSEIARIFDPLGLLSPVTFFAKYLMQLLWVSGVSWDDDAPENLASEWQEFKAQLPSLKSVSVPRRMVKDFVSLEVHGFCDASERGYCAVVYLRTSGEDGTRYVQLVCSKSRVAPLRKLSIPRLELLAAVLLADLIASVAEALTPLHKICEICAWSDSSVALTWIKSCPSRWQTFVANRVSHIQDIIPPDCWRHVRTGDNPADCGSRGLLPDDLVHHNNWWQGPSWLGLDKVDWPKSTVAVDLDVLHEERKVTVLTVSVKESWTDNLMNKFSSLRTLQRVLAYCRRFAYNARNQKMPNNLLSGPLTPLELKQALMFLVCHVQKHHFASEIEKVTSRLPNSLPKAFKKLCPFLDDAGLLRVGGRLSRASLEFDVKHPLLLPRDNRLTYLLIDEYHRRFMHPGIQTLHNLLAQHFWIMSPKRAIYAVVSKCMKCFRVRPLGAPAPFMGDLPAYRITQLKAFSSSAVDFGGPFDIALGRGRGNKTYKGYICVFVCTVTKAIHTELATELSSDAFLAALRRFVARRGRCSRLVSDQGKNFVGASNILQRLVEDAAAREAIHFEFNPPGSPHFSGLAEAGIKAVKTHLSRVIGNQRLTYEEFSTVLTQVEALLNSRPLTPLSSDPNDFSALTPGHFLTTEPLSVVPEEDLADVRVGPLQRWKLLQKMHQDFWSKWSKEYMHTLQQRMKWHDKESNIQVGALVLVINEQTSPMKWPLGRIVETHPGSDGICRVVSVRTATGLYKRPVVKLCPLPV; this is encoded by the coding sequence ATGCCGCCTGAACTTGTCGACCTGTCATCATGGCAACATGTTAGGGGCTTAGAATTAGCTGACCCCTACTGGCACATTCCAGGACCTGTTGATCTATTGTTGAATGTCAATATTTTCGCTTCTTCGTTGCGCCCAGGTTTAATCCATGGGGCCCCGGGCCAGGCGACTGCCGTCAACACCGTTTTCGGGTGGATTCTGATGGGAGACGCAGGCGACTGTACTACGGACATTTGTCGTTCTCGGTTCCGTAACAACAGTTGTCAGCTGGTAGTGGGCAAGTTATCGCTTGACGACTCCATTAAGAGGTTCTGGGAGTTGGAAGATGTCAACTCTCCGAACACCGTCATTTTATCGAAGGAAGATCAGCTGTGCGAGGAATACTTTCTCGCTAATTTTCGTCGCACAGAAGAAGGTAGATTTGTCGTTCCTTTACCTTTTGCTGATACTTCTAATAAACCTATCTTCTCGGGCTCTCGAGCCATCGCTCTTAAGAGATTCTTGTCGTTGGAGCGGAAGTTATTAAGTAACTCCGACTTCTACCAGAACTATGTAGCTTTCATGAAGGACTACAAAAGCTGTCGCCACCTTGAGGAATGTGATCCTCCAAAGGTGGATTTGGGGGGGTTCTTTTACATACCCCACCATGGAGTGTTGAGGCCCTCGTCGACCAGCACTCCTCTTCGGGTAGTCTTCGACGCTAGTGCCAAGGACAGCCGGGGTGTCTCACTAAATGACGCGCTACTGCCAGGGCAGAAGCTGCAAAACAACATCTTCCACTTGCTCCTTCGTTTTCGGTGGCATAGTGTTGTCTTCACAGCAGATGTCAAGCAAATGTATAGGCAGATCTTAGTGTCTCCGGAAGATGCTGAATATCAGCGCATCCTGTGGCGTCCGTCTGTCAATGAGCCTATCCGGGACTATCGGCTGTTGACCGTTACTTACGGCGTGTCCTCAGCTCCCTACCAAGCTCTTCGGACAATAGCTCAACTGGCGAAAGAATCAGGAGAAGAATACCCTTCTGGCTCAGCAGTGCTAGACCGAGACATCTATGTCGACGACGTGGTGTCTGGAGCTCAGTCTGTCGAAGAAGCACGGAAGCTTCGATCGGAGCTGTCTACCATCTTAGCTTCTGGTGGCTTCCATCTACGGAAATGGACGTCCAACCACCAGGAGTTCTTCGAGGGTGTCCCCTCCTCAGACCTATATTCCGAGGACTTTCGGGAGTTCAACTCCATTGGGGACATCTCACTAAAAATTCTCGGCCTCTCGTGGTTACCCCAGACGGATGACTTCACCTTCAAAGTGTCTGTCGAGGATCGACGGTGCACTAAACGCACTATCCTCTCAGAGATCGCTCGAATCTTCGACCCTCTGGGCCTCCTCTCACCTGTGACGTTCTTCGCGAAGTACCTCATGCAGTTGCTCTGGGTCTCAGGTGTTTCATGGGATGATGATGCGCCAGAGAACCTTGCATCCGAATGGCAAGAATTCAAAGCGCAGCTTCCTTCGTTGAAATCGGTGTCTGTCCCGCGCCGTATGGTCAAGGATTTCGTCTCGCTCGAAGTCCACGGTTTCTGCGACGCCTCAGAGCGAGGGTATTGCGCGGTGGTCTATTTACGGACGTCAGGTGAGGATGGAACGCGATATGTTCAACTGGTCTGCAGCAAATCAAGAGTGGCACCTCTTCGTAAGCTGTCGATACCCCGTCTAGAGTTGCTGGCTGCGGTTCTACTTGCTGACTTGATAGCATCTGTTGCAGAGGCTCTGACGCCCCTCCACAAGATTTGTGAAATTTGTGCGTGGTCTGATTCCAGCGTTGCTTTGACGTGGATAAAGTCTTGCCCGTCCAGATGGCAAACTTTCGTGGCTAACCGCGTGAGTCACATTCAGGATATCATCCCTCCAGACTGTTGGCGGCACGTGAGGACTGGTGACAATCCTGCAGATTGTGGATCGCGAGGACTCTTGCCAGATGACCTGGTTCACCACAATAACTGGTGGCAGGGCCCATCTTGGCTAGGTTTGGATAAGGTTGACTGGCCTAAGTCCACGGTGGCAGTGGATCTGGACGTTCTACACGAAGAGCGCAAGGTCACTGTGCTCACTGTCTCAGTGAAAGAATCATGGACAGACAACCTGATGAATAAATTCTCGTCGCTAAGGACACTGCAACGTGTCCTTGCATACTGTCGCAGGTTCGCATATAACGCGAGGAATCAGAAGATGCCCAACAACTTGTTGAGCGGTCCCCTGACACCGCTAGAACTTAAACAGGCCCTCATGTTCCTCGTGTGCCATGTGCAAAAGCACCACTTTGCTTCGGAGATCGAGAAGGTGACAAGTCGTCTTCCGAACTCTCTCCCGAAGGCATTTAAAAAACTGTGCCCATTCCTAGATGACGCGGGTCTCTTGAGGGTGGGCGGACGCTTGTCGCGAGCCTCTCTCGAATTCGATGTTAAACATCCCCTTTTGCTACCTCGCGACAACCGTCTGACCTATCTCTTGATTGACGAATACCACAGGCGTTTCATGCATCCGGGCATCCAAACGCTCCATAATTTGCTGGCGCAGCATTTCTGGATCATGAGTCCTAAGCGGGCTATCTACGCCGTGGTCTCAAAGTGCATGAAATGCTTCCGGGTTCGCCCGCTGGGCGCTCCTGCGCCATTCATGGGAGACCTACCAGCTTATCGCATCACTCAACTGAAGGCTTTTTCGAGCTCAGCGGTCGACTTTGGTGGACCTTTCGATATCGCCCTTGGTCGTGGTCGCGGGAACAAGACGTACAAGGGTTACATCTGCGTCTTCGTTTGCACCGTGACAAAGGCGATACATACTGAGCTGGCTACGGAGTTGTCCTCAGACGCCTTTCTGGCTGCGCTCCGGCGTTTCGTCGCCCGTCGAGGTCGGTGCAGTCGGTTAGTCTCTGACCAAGGCAAAAACTTCGTCGGTGCGAGCAACATCCTCCAACGTCTCGTGGAGGATGCTGCCGCACGCGAAGCAATTCATTTCGAATTTAACCCGCCAGGGAGCCCACATTTCTCGGGACTCGCTGAAGCCGGGATCAAGGCGGTAAAGACACACCTCTCGCGCGTCATAGGGAACCAAAGGCTGACGTACGAGGAGTTTTCGACGGTCTTAACTCAGGTCGAGGCTTTGCTGAACTCAAGGCCACTCACTCCTCTCAGCTCCGACCCTAATGACTTTTCAGCCTTGACTCCGGGTCATTTCTTGACCACAGAACCCCTGTCGGTCGTGCCTGAGGAGGATCTGGCAGACGTCCGGGTTGGCCCTCTCCAACGCTGGAAGCTGCTGCAGAAAATGCACCAAGACTTCTGGAGCAAATGGTCTAAGGAGTACATGCATACTCTCCAACAGAGGATGAAGTGGCACGACAAAGAGTCTAACATCCAGGTCGGAGCACTCGTGCTCGTCataaacgagcagacgagcccaATGAAATGGCCCCTGGGTCGCATCGTCGAGACACACCCCGGATCCGATGGAATCTGTCGTGTGGTTTCCGTGCGCACTGCCACAGGGTTGTACAAACGGCCTGTGGTCAAGCTGTGCCCATTGCCGGTGTAG